The genomic stretch TGTACAAGTAACGTTACGCTATGTTTTGGATCAGATGTGGAGAAAAACTGCGGGCTTACAAAATAAGTTGTCGGGGCGAAAGCAAATCCTCCAAAGAATCCAAGGAGGCCACTGAAGAAAGGGAAGGTAATGCCGACGAACATGGTGAATGCTGCAATAAAATGTCAATTTAGAACACTCATTTATCCACCCCAGGCAACAACATGCTCCTTTAAGCTCGTGTTATAACTTGATGGAATTAAGGTTAAAGAGTACTTACCGACATATATATTACGCGTAATGAAGCGAAGCGTTCTAGTAGGttcaaaattcaacttctttacCAGTACAGTTTCGATCATGTCAAACACTGGGATTGCGTAAATCTGATAGCCTCCGATGACATGGATGACAACAAACATGTTGGCCATTGCAATGAGCCAGTTAGGTTTTTCGAGTGAAATGAGGATGTTATCTTCGACTGAATTGCCAAAAACGTAGTATCCGATCAGAGCAACTGGGAAGTAGCACAAGGCGACTACGATGTAGGCGACGATGACTCCTCTCCACATGGTTCCCTTGGATGGCTTCTCAGGTGTAGATGGAATTGTTGCTTGGATTTCAAGAACAACATTGTGACCAGCATAGGCAAAAGCCACGTCACCCAAGGCATTGAAGAAGTTGAACACATTGCCTGTTGTAGTCTTAGACCTGTAATCATATGAGACATTGTCCTTGTCCACAGAGGCTGCCCAAGCGATGGTAGAGTAACTGCATCCATCACAAAATCAATTGAAAGATAttaattaaactttaatttgGACCAAAAACTAACAAAATGAACGACCtgttaaaaaaatgttttttcaagAACTTTTTGTGGAAGTGCTTTACTGCTTTTTAGAATAAACACGTTAAATTTGTTATAAAATTCGAACTACTTTTATAATCCATGAActctttttaacttttctttgtcAAATAATGACATAAGTATTTTTTGTTGGTCTAAAAGCACTATTAAGGCCCGCTTGGgaatggtttaaaaaaaaacacttgtgtTCAAAAGTGATTTCAATAAAAGCACGGGACGACATGAAAAATGACAAGTTTATATATCcataacccaaaaacattttcaactaATCTAAGCCACTAAAAGCACTATTGGTTGTGAAGGCGTCTTTAAGCTCTCCCAAAATAAATCTCAAACGACTGCTTAGtcattctaaaaatattttcaataatGTCAAGTTCGGAATCTATACCTCAAGGACATGACTGCAGCAGCCAAAGACACACCAGAGATGGAGTTGAAGTTGGGAAGGTGGGAGAGGACAAAGTGAACAGATGCAAAGATCATTATGAAGTAAGTTaacttgatatttttacagTCTGAGCACACAGAATTGTGGACCTTCTGCAGTGATTTTCCTCCGGTAACCATGTATACAATGTTGACACCGACCTCGACGATGAGCTGTTGAGGCACAACAATGTAAAGGCCAAGCTTTTCACCAAATGCATACTGCCCGAGCTCGTGGTATCGATCAAACCGTTTGCCTGGAACCATTTCATGCATTTCAACCATTTGCCACAGTGTGTACAGTGTGATGATCCATGACAGCACTAGAATTACCACACCAGGACCCCTGAATTACCACAATGTGAAGGCAAATTAACAgcagtaaaaagtaaaaagaatgTTTTCCGCATGCTCTTTCCTTCGTATTCATACCCTTGTTTATTTCTGCCTGAATGGAGAAGTAAACAAGGGCGTACAGGGAGAGGAGTACGCGGAAATTACTTTCCAAAGTGATTTGAAGAATTGTATAATTATTTACTAGTGACAGAGGATTAAGGTTGAACTGATTGGGATTAACATACCATCCAAGATTGGACATGGCGTAAGGGAGACTGAGAACACCCGCTCCAACCATGGCAGTGACATTGTGGAAGGCTGAGTACCACCATTTTGCATTCCTTGAACCAGTGATCGGAAGCCACTCGTCGATTTTCTTCTGCTTTGCTAATTTTTCATCAATCTATCATACACAGTAACATGTTTCATCAGCATCttaaacaaaacaatcaaatatttTCACCCAAATAAATGACTAATATCCCATAAGCCAATAAAATTAACGATCGGAACTATTCAATTTATTAATCTtcatttaaaagttaattttacaaaaaattattcgaaCCGGTGATCATTTAATTATCTAAACATATCAAATAATGAATGCTTCATCATGAATATATTATTTAGTACCTTGATTTattctataaattttttttattatcgaTTTGTtctataatttaaaataattaaataatctctgattaaaatgattttttgttagagtgatctttaaataaaaattaagaaatggaaCGTTACGATATAACATTTGTATTTTCAAGAGAGGAACACAAGTATTATCCTATCATTATTCGCTTGAATGAAATCAATATGGTCAGAGGTGAACGGGACTTGGCTGCTGAAAAATCAGCAGCAGCCCCTGCTGATGACCAATCACAGCTAGACATGTGTCCAAGTTGTTGATTTTTTAATCACAACTTGGACATGTGTTCAGCTGTGATTGGTCATCAGCATGAGCTGTTGCTGGTTTTTTCAACAGCGAAGTTCTTTCCGTCGAAGGTGGGTTAGCCAAAAACTTGACTCTACATAAAAAAGTTATTCTAATTTAACTGCAAATCACATTCTAACACACTGTATGAAACTTTTTAATTGCGAGCAAAATTAACTTTTTTACGTGCACGAAACTAACTATCTTCGTaaaaggatcctcgccgaatccttttcctagggatcccgtaatcgtgatcgttcattgtacatcgtgcgatcagttttcgttaggtactctttatatttaattttttaaaatttaaattttggaatgatttttgaccgtacgatatacaatgaatagTCAATAACACGAAATCCCTAAGATCCCTAGAAAAAGAATCCAGCTAAAATCTTTTTCCAATATCTTCTGTAAATCAAGGACGAATAAGGGAAAAATAAtggggaaacttgatataagtccaattttttgagccaatagtaggaatagtccagtttattaaaataagtccaatttgttatatttaattatttaattatcaatagttatctgttcaataataagatttattataaaaatcaaatttcttcccaattatctctttgcttatttctttttatttatctttttgttatttctcgttcttcctcctgctttaaaccccatttatagattttatttttaatttttataatcaacctatatcacaggttaattatatttatctacctatatgacatattctttttttataatcaacctgtcacagattaatgtgtcttgcttgtaggtatgttatgttttttctaccttttaattaggtttcatatctcacgtataggtattatatacattcatatatttgttacttgagttagaaTAGAATGCTTTgcagataaatttatgttagtatattagtttttttgttataagatattaaatttttttttttggagttggaaaatgcataatattagaagattttaattgatttttaatattattagaaaatataaaatgagtataaaagaaataaaaacatagaaTTAGATAACTGGATTCACTCCTAAAAATATTCTACGTTTTTGGACCTAGATCTAAAAGCcccaaaaataattaacaaaccacaatggtgtgtaattggtATTCTAGGGGAATAGGGGGTTTTTCgggacaaaaaaaattcaatgaacCTTTGGTACTTGTCATCCGGATTCCGTTATCCTCGTATTCTATGAAGGAATCAAAACTCCAAAGTTGAAAAGACCTTTTTATCAATTCTGTCAACCTGTCTTATTAACATTGGGCCCACCATATAACGGGCCCAGCACTAATTCCTTACGTCGACGACCAATACAGCGGTCAAGCTTGGTTACGGCCCATTAACATATTATTAAATCCAAATCTTGTAATTTTTTActaattttcaaacaaaaatttattCATTACTTTATTTGTTCTAGATATAGAAATCCATCCTGTGGATTATCCTAGTGACAACTGGAAAGCTAAGGGTCACTTTGGTATCCTATCCAAAAACTTTGGttgtttctaaaaataattttcaaataacatcacttaaaaacaattttcttttaagtctcaaaatttcaaaaatctgtttggttgaatttttaaaaataattttttttagtttgaattcaaACTTCCTTGAACAAAAATTGGAGGAGAGAAAGaattgggaaagagaaaagagaggaaataGTTggcgaggagagagaaagacaggAGGAGGATAGGGAGAGAGCAAAAAATTCCGGTGAGAAGGTGAGGAGTGAGAAGAAAGAGAtagtgatgagagagagagacaagacaAAGGCTAAGGAGGGAGAAGACAATGTGTGACGTggggagagaagaaagagagggttaggagagaaaaaagagagggTTAGGAAGGAGCACAAGAAGATGTTGAGAAAAGAGCAGAAAAATTCTGAAAACTCACTTTTAGTATTTTTAAGAAATAGCCtatatttttaagttagttttgaatccaatttttaaaaagagtcctaccaaacaagaatttaaagtctaaaactcaaaaagtgtttttgagttaaaaaagtTGAACTCAAgtaggataccaaacaagccctaatCTTGCCAACTAATCAAGTCATGCAATTTAGGATAAGCTATGGAATTAAATGCAACATAGAATATACTACACATTTTGCCAAAGAGAATCGAGTaaacaagagatttttcaatgtgctcaAAATAAAGGAGAAGAATCtcataatattatataattagagAGAAGTTTTCTTTCAAGCGTTCTTATAGTTGTATAATGATATGTGGTGTTCTATCATGTGTTCTAACAACATCGAAAAATCTCTTAAATAGACAACCTAGCTTACGAATAATATCTCTGGACAACCTAGCTTGCAAATAGTATCGTCTTGTGTGTTCATATTATAAGCGCACAAAACttcaaacaaaatacaaaatgatgTAGCCAAAGTCAAAATACATCAATTAAAATGTAATGACAAGACGAAGAAATAGACGTTTTAaaaggaggaggattctctcatCTTCTATTCTTATTCCCTTTCCTTCATTTCTCTCATATAttgtttttttgtcttattatctctataaaaaaaaaaatataagatgttgatgtggctaatcgtaaccgttcaaataaaaaagaagaaaagtgaagaAAGATTATGAAGAGAAAGAATCCTCATACGTTTTAAAACGGTGTCTACTTTCGAATCCTCACTCACAAGTCGcttataatacaaaaatatttagTTTAAAATAGTATATTTACTTCTTTCTTTTACAATATATCACCTCGTTCCGTGAGAAGCATGTgattaaaaacttagcataatTTGTGCTTGATGAGAGAGAACGCGAAGACTATATACATGTGGTCATAAATTGTGTTTGACATCTGTAGTCACCTCCACAGAACTATTTGTTTAGGAATTCAAAGAAGGAGGTGGAATGTCATAGAAATTTAACAAGATGCCGTAAGCCGTAAGCCGTAAGTTAAATTGAATAGGAACGTTGATCTTTCAACCAAATTACGTGAAGTGATTTATTGACAAATTAGAATAAACAAGTTGAACAGTAAACACAAACACCAGAAGGCTCAAAACCCTACGAAAAAAGAGTGCATATACGAGATAATATTGATATATGATTTCTGTATTTAATatgaatataattatataataatgttcTAATTTGCTAGAAATACAGGTCTAATTTTTGTAGACTTAGATATCATGTTGCTGCATTTTCTCAGGAAACAAACACGACTTTTATccgacaacaacaacaaacgaAAGATGACAGTCTTAGAGCATTCGAAaacggaaaaataaaaacatgttaACAAACACAGGCACTCCAACATCATTAGAACTTTCGAAAGTGTCAGAGACATaggatttagagagagagagagagagagtaacctCTGCACGGTTGTAATTGTTGTCGTTAGTTGGAGCTTGGGTTCCCATGGCCGGTACAAGATTGCAAGGATACACGACAAAGACAACACCAAagatatatatagagagagagaggggggggggggggggggggggaagagaGTGTGCGAGAGAACCCGAGAGGAAACGCAAGTCGAGTCCGAAGCACAGAAATTAACGAGGGTGCTCTTGTGCCACTTGTGGAATGATGATGTCTCCAAAGAAAAGTTACAAAGGTCAAGCTGGGCTTATTGGGTAACTGAATTCAAATTTTGGAGTGTACCTTAGTCGGGTGTAATAATAGTTGGGTTCAGAcgctttttttcttcttcttcaaaatggTGATTTATGTGCTTTTTAATATGAAACAGAGTTTTGGACAACTCAATGAAGCATCCCCATTGCCAGTATTTGGGCACACGTCACATTATAACACCATAACACAACCATTAAACGTTTCAAACCGTCATTGATAAATATATGTGAAAATGTTGCACACCAAAGAGATTAAATCAACACCAAGCTACATAAAGAGAAAATGTAGTTCCAAATACTCTTTTCCTAAGCCCTATCAAGAGTACTGATTACACAAAAGACTAGATTTGTTCTCATGTATTTTAGGATTTGATCAATCTTTACGAGATAGATCAATTAAAAAtgcagaaaacaaaacacaaaagcaaaagaaattgagatgatacatataaatatatgcaCATATGCACAACCACAAActgagaaaatgaaacaaaagaagaatCCTTTGAAGTTCCTTCAATTGGTGATATGGATTGAATTCTTCCCCATGAAACCAATCtgtgtttccaatttatttcagATCTTCGATTACTGCAGGACCCTCGAGGCACACAGTCCTAATTAATTAACtctccatcatcatcatcaacggcttcattttctttttcgcATTTCTGAGATGCATCTTGCAGCAACCTAGTATCCTTTCTCGGATAGGGTGGCGAAGGACTTATGAGTAAAATTTGTAGGTCTTGGCTTGAATGATGATCGATCTCAATCCTCCGATAGGTGATAGAACCATCAAAAGAACACCAAAAAAGATGCAGATCTGAAAATGATTaagtaaaataattattagGTTAACTAATATAATTAAAAGGAAACGAAAACTTATGAACAACGTCTTAACAACAACAAAGAATTCTATAGAAATCAAGAAATGTATTTATGAAGAAAGATTAGAAAGAAAACTGAAGAGTTTATCAATGTATTTCTTTCactgttttatgtttttctatcATAAACTGACtacaaaagagaaagaaagtatTTATACTCTCCTATTGAGACTTATGACATACACTTCATGCGCACATGTTTTGCACATGTAAGTTGATGACTTGGCGTTCTTTTTACTCATCCAATACCCCCCCTCAATCTTAGCTTGGATAGCCAAGCTTACGATTGAAACAGTGACGAAGAAAATCTGGACCATGAAGACCTTTGGTAAGTACATCAGCTACTTGATCTTTAGTACACAAGTACTCAACAAAGAGATCGCCTTTCTGAACTCGTTCCCGGACAAAGTGAAAATCGGTTTCCAAGTGCTTGATCCGAGAATGTTGAACTGGATTTAAACTCAAAGCTATGGCAGAttgattatcacaatataaCACTGGAGGAGAAGACAAGAACTCATGTAAATCTTTGAGTATGAGCCTAATCCAAGCAGTATCAGCTGTAGTATGCGCTAAGGCacgatattcagcttcagtGGAACTCCTAGAAACAGAGGACTGCTTTTTAGATTGCCAGGAAATGGGATTAGACCCAAGATAGACAACATACCCCGTGATAGATCGCCGAGTGTTCAAATTTGCAGCCCAATCCGAATCACTGTATGCAGTTACAGAGACAGACCCTCTAGAAATATATTGCAAACCACAGTGGACAGTACCTTGCAAATAACGAAGTATTCTTTTGACCATGGCAAAATGAACATCAGTTGGAGCATTCATATATTGACAAACAGAATTTACAGCAAAGGCAATATCGGGGCGTGTAAAGGTAAGGTATTGAAGAGCTCCAACCAAACTGCGATATAGAGTAGGATCAGGTAACAAGGTACCAGCAGTGGAGAGAACTTGATTATGAGGTTTGCAAGGTGTGGAACATGGTTTGCAATCATCCATGCCAGCTTTATGAATCAAATCTTTAACATACTTGGCTTGATTGATAAACAGATCCCCATTGGTCTTGTAAGTAACCTGTAAGCCTAGGAAATAGGCTAACTTTCCCATATCTTTAAGGTCAAACACTTCACTAAGAGTGGTGATCACATATTGTATCAACTGAGAATCAGAACCTGTGATGACAATATCATCGACATAGAGAAGGAGAATGACAACATGAGGCCCTTCAGTTTTAACAAATAGACTAGAATCTGAGACAGAAGCTTCAAATCCAATAGCTTGCAAATAACTAGTGAATTTTGCATTCCAAGCACGCGGagcttgttttaaaccataaatAGACTTAACCAATTTACACACATGAGTAGGAAACTGAGGACTAACAAAACCTGAAGGTTGTTTCATATACACATCTTCCTGCAAGTCTCCgtgaagaaaagcatttttcacatcaagttGTCGAAGATCCCAATGATGTGTAGCAGCCAATGCTAAGATTAGTCGAACTGTAGTATGCCGGACCACAGGACTAAATGTTTCTGTATAATCCAGCCCTTTTTCTTGGTTGAATCCCTGAGCAACTAATTTTGCTTTATATCGGGAAATAGAACCATCACTATTTCTTTTGATCTTATATACCCACTTACTGCCAATGACATTCTTATCACAAGAATTAGGAACTAGAGTCCAAGTACCTTGGGTTTGAAGAGCATCAAACTCTTCTTGCATTGCCATTTGCCACTGAGGAATATGAGAGGCTTGTTTAAAATTTGATGGTTCTGAGGCATCCACAATGTCAGCAACAAAGGTAAAACCTCCTAAAAAATGAACATCATCATCAAGAGTTAAAGACTTCACTTCTGGAAATATGGCAGTTAAGGATGAATAATCATTTCTGGTGATTGTACCAGTTCGTAACCTTGTCTGAATCCCATGTGATACAGATGAATTCACTGTGCTTGGAAAATTGGAGGAATTGAGTGAGGGCAACATAACTTGGAGTTGTTGTGGATGAAGGACAGGCAACATAGGGCTGGAAAGAGTAGCCTGTGTACATGAGTCATGTGCATTTCCCAAATAACCAGAAGAACCAGAAGAAGTAGAAGCACTGTGATGCTGTGACGTAGAACCAGGGGATTGAGGGCCTGAAACTTGTGGCGAAACAATACTGGAATCACTACTCGAAGAGGAAACCACTGAAGATGGTAATTGAACAATTAAAGGTCTTGAAGTTCTAGTACACCCAGAGGAAGGTAAAGAAGTAGTACCATGGTGATAAGGAAATGTATTTTCATCATGAAGTACATGGCGAGAAATAAAAATCTTCTTCATTGATATACTGTAGCAGATAGCACCTTTATAACCATGTAGATAACCCAAGAAAACACATTGAGTAGAATGAGGCTGCAACTTATTAGTATTGTATGGTCGAAGATAGGGATAGATGGCAGAACCAAACACTTTGAGATGAGCTATGTCAGGTTTCTTACCAAATAACTTTCCAAAAGGTGATTCCATATGAAGATTCTTGCAGGGCATTCGATTGATCAAAAATGCAGCATGAGTGACTGCATAAGACCAAAACTTATGAGGTAACTGTGCAACAGAAAGCATTGTAATAGCTGTCTCAATGAGATGACGGTGCTTCCTCTCAGCCAATCCATTCTGCTGAGGTGTATAAGGACAAGAAATAAAATGTAATATACCATGTGTTGCCAAAAATTCCTTAAAAGCATTGCTGAGAAACTCCCCACCACCATCTGATTGTAACACTTTGATTCGAGTATGGAATTGATTCTCAATATATGCACAAAACTTGACAAAAGAACCAAAAACTTCTGATTTATTCATTATAGGAAAAATCCATACAAACCTAGTTGCCACATCTACAAAAGACACATAATAGCGAAAACCCTCAACTGAAACAACTGGAGAAAGTCCCCATACATCACTGTGAACTTTGTAAAAGGGAATATCTACTTTATCAACTCTATCAGAAAACGGAAGTCTAGTCATTTTGCCATCAATATAATGAGAACAGATTTTGACAGTTTCATCAGAAGTGACAGCTATATTAGAATCCCTAAGCATAGTTGACAAGATATCATTGGAAGGGTGACCACAACACTGATGCCACAGAGAAGATTTCACAGACTGTCCCAGATAAGCAGACGAACATACACCTTGATTCATTAGTGTGGGAAAAATATGCACAGGTACTCGAAACAACTCATGATTGCTACTCTTTCCGTGATGGAGGATTGCCCCTGTTGCCTTGTCCTGCACAAAAAACTGAatatcatcacatataaaccaaCTACGATTATCTTTACACAACTTTTTAACAGACAACAGATTAACAGTCAACATGGGCACatgtaaaatatttttcaaatgcaACACCAAagatatatatagagagagagaggggggggagagagagtgcAAGAGAACCCGAGAGGAAACGCAAGTCGAGTCCGAAGCACAGAAATTAACGAGGGTGCTCTTGTGCCACTTGTGGAATGATGATGTCTCCAAAGAAAAGTTACAAAGGTCAAGCTGGGCTTATTGGGTCAACTGAATTCAAATTTTGGAGTGTACCTTAGTCGGGTGTAATAATAGTTGGGTTCAGAcgctttttttcttcttcttcaaaatggTGATTTATGTGCTTTTTAATATGAAACAGAGTTTTGGACAACTCAATGAAGCATCCCCATTGCCAGTATTTGGGCACACGTCACATTATAACACCATAACACAACCATTAAACGTTTCAAACCGTCATTGATAAATATATGTGAAAATGTTGCACACCAAAGAGATTAAATCAACACCAAGCTACATAAAGAGAAAATGTAGTTCCAAATACTCTTTTCCTAAGCCCTATCAAGAGTACTGATTACACAAAAGACTAGATTTGTTCTCATGTATTTTAGGATTTGATCAATCTTTACGAGATAGATCAATTAAAAAtgcagaaaacaaaacacaaaagcaaaagaaattgagatgatacatataaatatatgcaCACATGCACAACCACAAActgagaaaatgaaacaaaagaagaatCCTTTGAAGTTCCTTCAATTGGTGATATGGATTGAATTCTTCCCCATGAAACCAATCtgtgtttccaatttatttcagATCTTCGATTACTGCAGGACCCTCGAGGCACACAGTCCTAATTAATTAACtctccatcatcatcatcaacggcttcattttctttttcgcGTTTCTGAGATGCATCTTGCAGCAACCTAGTATCCTTTC from Pyrus communis chromosome 7, drPyrComm1.1, whole genome shotgun sequence encodes the following:
- the LOC137740397 gene encoding lysine histidine transporter 1-like → MGTQAPTNDNNYNRAEIDEKLAKQKKIDEWLPITGSRNAKWWYSAFHNVTAMVGAGVLSLPYAMSNLGWGPGVVILVLSWIITLYTLWQMVEMHEMVPGKRFDRYHELGQYAFGEKLGLYIVVPQQLIVEVGVNIVYMVTGGKSLQKVHNSVCSDCKNIKLTYFIMIFASVHFVLSHLPNFNSISGVSLAAAVMSLSYSTIAWAASVDKDNVSYDYRSKTTTGNVFNFFNALGDVAFAYAGHNVVLEIQATIPSTPEKPSKGTMWRGVIVAYIVVALCYFPVALIGYYVFGNSVEDNILISLEKPNWLIAMANMFVVIHVIGGYQIYAIPVFDMIETVLVKKLNFEPTRTLRFITRNIYVAFTMFVGITFPFFSGLLGFFGGFAFAPTTYFLPCIMWLAIYKPRKFSLSWWCNNICIFFGVLLMVLSPIGGLRSIIIQAKTYKFYS